Proteins encoded by one window of Halorubrum ruber:
- a CDS encoding aldehyde dehydrogenase family protein: protein MAQPYQHYIDGEWVDGDGSETFESENPATGATLGEFRQGTPEDVDRAVDAADAAFEEWRELSRVQRAEYLWDVYHELRDRTDELGEIVTKECGKEISEGRADVVEAAHMVEWAAGDARHPKGDIVPSEIPSKDAYMRRKPRGVTGCITPWNFPVAIPYWHMAIALVEGNTVVFKPAEQTPWCAQIIAEMFDDAGIPDGVFNMVQGFGDAGNAIVENDDVDTVIFTGSAEVGHHIQEKLGGVAGKRAACEMGGKNAIVVTEEADLDVAVHSAVMSSFKTTGQRCVSSERLIVHTDVYDEFKERFVEVAESVAVGDPLDEDTFMGPLIEEEHREKVTRNNEAAREEGVNVLVDRTELDDEEIPDGHEDGYWVGPFVYEADAHADLTCTHEEVFGPHVALMEYDGDIEEAVEIQNDTDYGLAGAIISEDYRQINYYRDRAELGLAYGNLPCIGAEVQLPFGGVKKSGNGYPSAREAIEAVTDRTAWTLNNSKEIEMAQGLSADIKTKDD from the coding sequence ATGGCGCAGCCCTACCAGCACTACATCGACGGCGAATGGGTCGACGGCGACGGGTCCGAGACCTTCGAGAGCGAGAACCCCGCGACCGGAGCGACGCTCGGGGAGTTCCGCCAGGGAACCCCCGAGGACGTGGACCGCGCGGTCGACGCCGCGGACGCGGCGTTCGAGGAGTGGCGCGAGCTCTCGCGGGTCCAGCGCGCGGAGTACCTCTGGGACGTGTACCACGAGCTTCGCGACCGGACCGACGAGCTCGGAGAGATCGTCACGAAGGAGTGCGGCAAAGAGATCAGCGAGGGGAGAGCGGACGTGGTCGAGGCCGCGCACATGGTCGAGTGGGCCGCGGGCGACGCCCGACACCCGAAGGGGGACATCGTCCCCTCGGAGATCCCCTCGAAGGACGCGTACATGCGCCGGAAGCCGCGCGGCGTCACCGGCTGCATCACGCCGTGGAACTTCCCCGTCGCGATCCCCTACTGGCACATGGCCATCGCGCTGGTGGAGGGGAACACCGTCGTCTTCAAGCCGGCCGAGCAGACGCCGTGGTGCGCGCAGATCATCGCGGAGATGTTCGACGACGCCGGTATCCCCGACGGCGTGTTCAACATGGTCCAGGGGTTCGGCGACGCGGGCAACGCGATCGTCGAGAACGACGACGTCGACACCGTCATCTTCACCGGTTCGGCCGAGGTCGGCCACCACATCCAAGAGAAGCTCGGCGGCGTCGCCGGCAAGCGCGCCGCCTGCGAGATGGGCGGCAAGAACGCCATCGTCGTCACCGAGGAGGCGGACCTCGACGTCGCAGTCCACTCCGCAGTGATGTCCTCGTTCAAGACCACCGGCCAGCGCTGCGTCTCCTCCGAGCGCCTGATCGTCCACACGGACGTGTACGACGAGTTCAAGGAGCGGTTCGTCGAGGTCGCGGAGTCGGTCGCGGTCGGCGACCCCCTCGACGAGGACACCTTCATGGGGCCGCTCATCGAGGAAGAACACCGCGAGAAGGTCACCCGGAACAACGAGGCGGCCCGCGAGGAGGGCGTGAACGTGCTCGTCGACCGGACCGAGCTCGACGACGAGGAGATCCCGGACGGCCACGAGGACGGCTACTGGGTCGGTCCGTTCGTCTACGAGGCCGACGCCCACGCCGACCTGACGTGTACCCACGAGGAGGTGTTCGGGCCCCACGTCGCGCTCATGGAGTACGACGGCGACATCGAGGAGGCCGTCGAGATCCAGAACGACACCGACTACGGGCTGGCGGGTGCGATCATCTCCGAGGACTACCGGCAGATCAACTACTACCGCGACCGCGCCGAGTTAGGGTTGGCGTACGGGAACCTCCCGTGCATCGGCGCCGAGGTCCAGCTGCCCTTCGGCGGCGTGAAGAAGTCCGGCAACGGCTACCCCTCCGCCCGGGAGGCGATCGAGGCCGTCACCGACCGCACCGCGTGGACCCTGAACAACTCGAAGGAGATCGAGATGGCGCAGGGGCTCTCGGCGGACATCAAGACGAAAGACGACTGA
- a CDS encoding transcriptional regulator TbsP domain-containing protein: MATGPALPSTPEPLPLGALSDPLLVDPGPRLLHAVVEAYREAAPALVEPTVQNLSGEAEGDVEGGEEGNLDSWELPTLKVVAGESAIDVATAGFRPASRLAALLDADLLDLRVLDAPQPNPVLAGAETGFALVESVDRDAAGAPSRWHRVGDDASLRERYASAFAAAEPYGLRTPSRRRVYEGFAARCDESVATAVLRALDVEPAGNGGPDPEETRIRAYAVGAREGALDRTLRRACEDAGLGSPSTFTRIKRLLREADLIETVSEPQPVGRPRERLAARGALAAAETPEETVAAVRGVTE, translated from the coding sequence ATGGCGACCGGCCCCGCGCTCCCCTCGACCCCGGAGCCGCTCCCGCTTGGCGCGCTCTCCGACCCGCTCCTCGTCGACCCCGGACCGCGGCTGCTCCACGCGGTCGTCGAGGCGTACCGCGAGGCCGCCCCGGCGCTCGTCGAGCCGACCGTCCAGAATCTGTCAGGTGAAGCTGAGGGGGACGTCGAGGGCGGCGAAGAGGGCAACCTCGACTCGTGGGAACTACCGACGCTGAAGGTGGTCGCGGGCGAGAGCGCGATCGACGTCGCGACGGCCGGGTTTCGACCGGCGAGCCGGCTCGCGGCGCTGCTCGACGCGGACCTGCTCGATCTCCGGGTCCTCGACGCGCCGCAGCCGAACCCGGTGCTGGCGGGGGCGGAGACGGGGTTCGCGCTGGTGGAATCGGTGGACCGTGACGCGGCCGGAGCGCCGAGTCGGTGGCACCGCGTCGGCGACGACGCCTCGCTCCGCGAGCGGTACGCCTCGGCGTTCGCGGCGGCCGAGCCGTACGGGCTCCGAACGCCGAGCCGGCGGCGCGTGTACGAGGGGTTCGCGGCGCGGTGCGACGAGTCGGTCGCGACCGCGGTGCTTCGCGCGCTCGACGTTGAACCAGCGGGGAACGGGGGTCCCGACCCGGAGGAGACCCGAATTCGCGCCTACGCGGTCGGCGCCCGCGAAGGCGCCCTCGACCGCACCCTCCGACGGGCCTGCGAGGACGCCGGGCTCGGGAGCCCCTCGACGTTCACGCGAATAAAACGGCTCCTTCGCGAGGCCGACCTGATCGAGACCGTCTCCGAGCCGCAGCCGGTCGGGCGCCCGCGCGAGCGGCTCGCGGCGCGGGGCGCGCTCGCGGCGGCCGAGACGCCCGAAGAGACGGTCGCGGCGGTTCGCGGTGTAACGGAGTGA
- a CDS encoding aldo/keto reductase, whose translation MPPLDLSIGLGTSGLDDPETCTDTVAAALEAGYRHVDTAQMYDNEAAVGEGIAASDVDRDDVVVATKVHPENLAPEDVRETAHESLDRLGLDRVDLLYVHWPIRAYDAEATLPAFDDLRDAGVTDHVGVSNFTPDLLREAREILDAPIAAHQVECHPRFRQPELRALADEFDHRLVGYSPLGRGEILDDPAILEIAERNDLSPAVVALAWALDRGIVPIPKGRGDHLRENLRAVDVDLPDADLDEIDGLDPEERQIDPDDAAWNR comes from the coding sequence GTGCCACCGCTCGACCTGTCGATCGGGCTCGGAACGTCCGGGCTCGACGACCCTGAGACCTGTACCGACACCGTCGCCGCGGCGCTGGAGGCCGGCTACCGCCACGTCGACACCGCGCAGATGTACGACAACGAGGCCGCCGTCGGCGAGGGGATCGCCGCGAGCGACGTCGACCGCGACGACGTGGTCGTCGCCACGAAGGTCCACCCGGAGAACCTCGCGCCCGAGGACGTGCGCGAGACCGCACACGAGAGCCTCGACCGACTCGGCCTCGACCGGGTCGACCTCCTGTACGTCCACTGGCCGATCCGGGCGTACGACGCGGAGGCGACGCTGCCCGCCTTCGACGACCTCCGCGACGCGGGCGTGACGGACCACGTCGGCGTCTCGAACTTCACCCCCGACCTGCTGCGCGAGGCCCGGGAGATCCTCGACGCGCCGATCGCGGCCCACCAGGTCGAGTGTCACCCGCGGTTCCGGCAGCCGGAACTGCGCGCCCTCGCCGACGAGTTCGACCACCGGCTCGTGGGCTACTCCCCGCTCGGCCGCGGGGAGATCCTCGACGACCCGGCGATCCTCGAAATCGCGGAGCGGAACGACCTCTCGCCGGCGGTCGTCGCGCTCGCGTGGGCGCTCGATCGCGGGATCGTGCCGATCCCGAAGGGGCGAGGCGACCACCTGCGGGAGAACCTGCGCGCAGTCGATGTCGACCTGCCCGACGCCGACCTCGATGAGATCGACGGGCTCGACCCCGAAGAACGCCAGATCGATCCCGACGACGCCGCGTGGAACCGGTAG
- a CDS encoding phosphotransferase family protein, translating into MDGPGSEPIDRALAAAFPDREVDRLTGVGPSWNGANETVGVVFADGERGFLKVALADESRRLARERAVLGYVGEHGPLAVPEVLAADPDGDPAYLATAPAPGRGLLGVYEAASGDERERLLRRVGGALAALHADRFESHGEIVGAGTETGSAAEGAVTADADAPTGLAIEFASWTDVLLATVERTREIGTSERLADHYDAVVDCVRANRDLLDGAPAALLHGDVTKPNLFVTAEGGRADATATDDPGVAAIDWELSHVGDPARDLVRAEDQLLNGFDSTGPDRFVAALREGYRERAGSLPEGFDRRRPVYEVIRMLGRSEFIDQWVPYLDEPLDALVERADAELRARLDAV; encoded by the coding sequence ATGGACGGGCCCGGATCGGAACCGATCGACCGCGCGCTCGCCGCGGCGTTTCCTGACCGCGAGGTCGACCGGCTGACCGGCGTCGGCCCCTCCTGGAACGGCGCCAACGAGACGGTCGGCGTCGTCTTCGCCGACGGTGAGCGAGGGTTCCTCAAGGTCGCACTCGCCGACGAGAGCCGCCGGCTCGCCCGAGAGCGCGCCGTGCTCGGATACGTGGGGGAACACGGGCCACTCGCGGTCCCCGAGGTGCTGGCGGCCGACCCGGACGGCGACCCGGCGTACCTCGCGACGGCACCGGCGCCCGGCCGAGGGCTGTTGGGCGTCTACGAGGCGGCGAGCGGCGACGAGCGCGAGCGACTGCTCCGCCGCGTCGGGGGCGCGCTCGCCGCGCTCCACGCCGACCGGTTCGAGAGCCACGGGGAGATCGTCGGCGCGGGAACGGAGACCGGAAGCGCGGCGGAGGGAGCGGTGACGGCGGACGCCGACGCGCCGACCGGACTCGCGATCGAGTTCGCGTCGTGGACGGACGTGCTGCTCGCGACGGTCGAGCGGACGCGTGAGATCGGCACCTCCGAGCGGCTCGCGGACCACTACGACGCCGTCGTCGACTGCGTGCGCGCGAACCGGGACCTGCTCGACGGCGCGCCGGCGGCGCTGCTCCACGGCGACGTCACGAAGCCGAACCTCTTCGTGACGGCCGAAGGCGGCAGGGCGGACGCAACCGCTACCGACGACCCGGGCGTCGCGGCGATCGACTGGGAGCTGTCACACGTCGGCGACCCGGCTCGGGACTTGGTGCGCGCGGAGGACCAGCTGCTCAACGGGTTCGACTCGACCGGCCCGGACCGGTTCGTAGCGGCCCTACGAGAGGGCTACCGCGAGCGTGCGGGGTCGCTGCCGGAGGGGTTCGACCGACGGCGGCCGGTCTACGAGGTCATCAGGATGCTCGGGCGCTCGGAGTTCATCGATCAGTGGGTACCGTACCTCGACGAGCCCCTCGATGCCTTGGTCGAGCGGGCGGACGCCGAGCTGCGGGCGCGGCTCGACGCGGTCTGA